In the genome of Drosophila subpulchrella strain 33 F10 #4 breed RU33 chromosome 2L, RU_Dsub_v1.1 Primary Assembly, whole genome shotgun sequence, one region contains:
- the LOC119548399 gene encoding coiled-coil domain-containing protein 43 — protein sequence MSASEEFQSWLNEQLRKLNTDENVFGSYIVGILEGDETTEEKTEALEGILSETGSANIDELVATILQKWLQSHPSADDPPKKGLDIDVNAQLAKLLEQQKLLPTVNKEREYTEEERRIKQQILAQYSQTAVVNQDEDDSEDESDDESGILSKNTNKSDVQALAKEKREQARMDSAAKKQKDKDDREKQKQLREEKKEKRKTVKGERRR from the exons ATGAGTGCCAGCGAGGAGTTCCAGAGCTGGCTAAATGAGCAGCTGCGAAAACTGAACACCGACGAGAACGTTTTCGGCTCGTATATTGTTGGCATTCTGGAGGGCGATGAAACCACAGAGGAGAAAACCGAGGCTCTCGAGGGAATTCTCAGCGAAACAGGG TCCGCCAACATCGACGAACTGGTGGCCACCATTCTCCAAAAATGGCTCCAAAGTCATCCCAGCGCCGATGATCCACCGAAAAAGGGCCTCGACATCGACGTAAATGCCCAGTTGGCCAAGTTGCTGGAGCAACAGAAGCTGCTACCCACCGTTAACAAAGAGCGTGAATACACGGAGGAGGAGCGCCGCATCAAGCAGCAGATCCTCGCCCAATACTCCCAG ACTGCTGTTGTGAACCAGGACGAAGACGACTCCGAGGATGAAAGCGATGATGAAAGCGGGATCCTTTCGAAAAACACCAACAAATCCGATGTCCAGGCCTTGGCCAAGGAAAAGCGAGAGCAGGCCCGAATGGACAGTGCGGCCAAGAAGCAAAAGGACAAGGATGATCGCGAAAAGCAAAAGCAGTTGCGAGAGGAAAAGAAGGAGAAGCGCAAAACCGTCAAAGGCGAGAGGCGTCGATAG
- the LOC119548398 gene encoding uncharacterized protein LOC119548398 — MRSRTELVTTTFEESDEDDFSPDDDSDSEEDWRPTKKRPSKPSGSDGGRKRKSAAATASKAKRRMAKVSDEESDEEDDLETDPSDDDFDFPSASTSKRPQSLPPKKQFVKLNQLDLLVKKSDLLENDWLKNNRLCLWRKDEQTNLLQKYLRVKSPAEEEELLFTSSSVYSSWDDQQTNDFIEVKVNCLDPNNRRIKLHDLEGLKKISEELQSEREKTPISDKEDASEAEEEKPDDADS; from the exons ATGCGGAGTCGCACGGAACTGGTGACCACCACTTTCGAGGAGAGCGACGAGGACGACTTCAGTCCGGACGATGATTCCGACTCCGAGGAGGACTGGCGGCCCACCAAGAAGCGTCCGTCCAAGCCATCTGGCTCCGATGGCGGCAGGAAGCGGAAATCGGCGGCCGCCACCGCCTCGAAGGCCAAGCGCCGCATGGCCAAGGTGAGCGACGAGGAGTCcgacgaggaggatgacctaGAAACGGATCCCAGCGACGACGACTTCGACTTTCCCTCGGCCAGCACATCAAAGAGGCCCCAGAGTCTGCCGCCCAAGAAGCAATTTGTTAAGTTAAATCAACTGGATTTGCTGGTTAAGAAGTCAGATCTCTTGGAAAACGACTGGCTGAAGAACAATCGCTTGTGTCTGTGGCGTAAGGATGAGCAAACGAATCTGCTCCAGAAGTATCTGCGGGTGAAGTCGCCTGCCGAAGAGGAGGAACTGCTCTTCACCTCCAGTTCGGTG TACTCCAGTTGGGACGACCAGCAGACAAACGACTTCATAGAGGTCAAAGTCAACTGTTTGGATCCCAACAACAGACGGATTAAACTACACGATCTCGAGGGGCTTAAGAAAATCTCCGAGGAACTACAATCAGAGAGGGAAAAAACCCCAATATCGGACAAAGAAGACGCTTCAGAAGCGGAAGAAGAGAAGCCAGACGATGCTGATTCTTAA